In Candidatus Rokuibacteriota bacterium, the genomic stretch ACCGACACTGACATCCGCGAGGCGCTGCTCCACGTCGTCGACCCCGAGATCGGCGTCAACGTCGTCGACCTCGGGCTCGTGTATCGAATCCAGGTGGAGGGTGGGCGCGCCCGCATCGCGATGACGATGACGAGCCCCACGTGCCCGCTGGCGGATTACCTGAAGGATCTCGTCACGTCGGCGATCCGGCAGCACGTCCCGGACGTGGTGGACGTCGACATCAACCTCGAGTGGGAGCCCCCGTGGGATCCCGACATGATGTCGGACGAGGCCAGACGGCAGCTCGACGAGGGCGAGCCCTGATGCGGCTGGCAGCGCGGCGGGTTCCGATGTTGTTCGTCGGGCTGCTGTCGATGGCGTACGGGATGTGGCTCGGCCTGGTGCGGCTTGGGTGGAATCTGCCGCTGCCATCGCAGGACATGTTGATCGCGCACGGGCCGCTGATGGTCTGCGGGTTTCTCGGCACACTCATCAGCCTCGAGCGGGCGGTCGGCCTCGGCTCCCGATGGGGCTATGCCGCGCCGGTGCTCGTCGCGGCGGGCGCTCTGATGCTGGATCTCGATCCCATCGGCTCATTCGGGCCGATCATGATCACGGCCGGCAGTCTCGTCATGGTCGCGATCTTCGTGGTCGTGTGGCGACGGCACGCGTCGCTCTTCGTCGCGACGATGACGATTGGCGCGCTGGCCTGGACGGCCGGCAACGTGCAGTGGCTCGGCGGCGCGCCGATTTTTCGCGTCGTGTTCTGGTGGCTGGCGTTCCTGGTGCTGACGATCGCGGGCGAGCGGCTCGAGCTGAATCGGGTGTTGCGGCCGACACGTGCCGTCCGCTGGGCGTTTGTCCTTGCGATGGTAACGGTCCTGGGCGGCGTCGCCGCGGCGACGTGGTGGCCGGAGCCAGGCGTCCGCGCACTGGGCGTGGGACTCATCGCGCTGACGTGGTGGCTGGCGCGGCACGACGTCGCGCGGCGGACGGTCCGTCAGCGCGGCGTTACGCGGTTCATGGCAATCTGCCTGCTCGGCGGCTACGCCTGGCTGGGTGTGGGCGGGGCCATCGCAGCCGGCACCGGTGTCGCGATGCCGGGCTTGCTGTACGACGCGATGCTCCATGCCGTGTTCCTCGGGTTCGTGATCTCGATGGTGTTCGCGCACGCGCCGGTCATTTTCCCCGCCGTCCTCGGCCTCCCGGTCGAGTACCGCCCGGCGTTCTATCTCCACGTCGGCGTCCTGCACGTCTCGTTGATCCTGAGGGTCGTCGGAGATCTGATCGACAGTCTGGGACGGTGGCGGGCCTGGGGCGGCTTGCTCAGCGCGGCCGCGCTGCTGCTGTTCATGTTCAACACGGGCCGGTCGATGGCCTTGAGAGGACATCATGGCGACCCCATCTGAAATGCCCGCTGCCGCACCCGTCCCGCCGCTGGGGCCGGCCGGCTACCAGGAGGGAGCGGTGGTCAGCCGCACGCTCCTCAAGCGCCCCGGCGGAACGATCACGTTGTTCGCGTTCGACGAAGGCCAGGCATTGAGCGAGCACACGGCGCCGTTCGACGCGGTGGCGCACGTCCTGGAAGGTGACGCCGAAATCACCATTGCCGGCCAATCAGCCGCACGCGGTCAATGCGCGCACGCGGTTCAAGATGCTGTTGACGATGATCCGGTCGGTCTGACGTCGGCGGGTTCGAGCGCTAGTAGCGTTCGAACAGCATAGCGAAGAAGAACAGCAGCGTGTGTCTGGTGTCGCGGGCGACATTCCAGGATTACAGCATCTCGCTCGACAATGTCCTTCGCGAGAGCGGCGTGGGCAAGGGCAACTTCTACTACCACTTCAAGAGCAAGGAAGAGCTCTGCTACGCCATCATCGACCGGCTGGTGCGCGGCTTTCTCGAGCGCACCCTCGAGCAAGACTTGGCGTAGTGGGGCAACTCTCAGAGGTGTGATTCTGAAATGACGCCAGCCGAGATTCTCGATCTCGTAGGGCCTCTCGACGATTCTCCCGGCGAGGGTACACCCAGAGAGCGCTTTCGTGTCTACCTGAAGAAGTCTGTCACCGCCGCTGGCGCTCTGCGTGGAATCTAAGACATCCTCGGGCACTCGGACTTCAAGATGACCCTGCGCTACGCCCACGTCTCCTCGGCGCACCTGCTCTCGGCGGTCGTTGTCGGGTACATCCAGCAGGTGCCGGGAGGAGGGTTCTTCATGAGCGCCAAGGATCTGGGACTCTTTCGTGGACGCACCCTCCAACAGCAGCGCGTGTTCTGGGTAGCGGAGCTACCCGCCTACGTGAGTTCTGGTCGAAGTCGACCGGGTCGAATGTGAACACGTAGCGACTACGGCGAAGTCGACCTGCAGCGTGATTGCATGAGGTCGGCAGAGTCGACGATCTCTGGCGTGTCCGAGTTTTGTCCGAGAACTACTGGGAGGCCACCGCCGCGAGGACCACTGAGTACAGTCCCCGCGGCGGCTCGTGTTCGGAGTTAGGTCGAGAAAACCCCCTTGTGACCACACCCGGGACAGCTGAGGCTGTGGCTCTTATTTCTGCTCAGCTTGGTCTCCCAGCTGTAGCCGCACTCGGAGCAGTCCAGCTAGTACAGCCCTACGGCAAGAGAAAGCGCACTCAAGCGTAGCTAACATAAAACTCGTTCTCAGTCATGGCCCGCCTTGCCCGAGGGTCTTCCCCGCTGGGGTCTGCAGTGGCACAGAGCGCCGTTGCGCCCGACCGGAGCGTGACATAGGCCGCCACCTCCTCGCCCACCTCGCCGTGAGGCGCTCCCACCCCCGCGGCCTCGGCGACGGTCGGTTGCGTCAGCAGGGCCGGCTCGAGAGCGTAGAGCGGCAGGACTGGGACCCGCCTATAGGCGC encodes the following:
- a CDS encoding TetR/AcrR family transcriptional regulator, yielding MCLVSRATFQDYSISLDNVLRESGVGKGNFYYHFKSKEELCYAIIDRLVRGFLERTLEQDLA
- a CDS encoding metal-sulfur cluster assembly factor, coding for MATDTDIREALLHVVDPEIGVNVVDLGLVYRIQVEGGRARIAMTMTSPTCPLADYLKDLVTSAIRQHVPDVVDVDINLEWEPPWDPDMMSDEARRQLDEGEP